The following are encoded together in the Syngnathus typhle isolate RoL2023-S1 ecotype Sweden linkage group LG5, RoL_Styp_1.0, whole genome shotgun sequence genome:
- the LOC133154535 gene encoding corticotropin-releasing factor-binding protein-like — protein sequence MSPSVRTQLLFLLLSLSACTTLSRYIEEDASSDGLYSLLSLEQKRESEDFLFRRDLRCLDMLATEGQFTFVASSPPQQPACAAFIIGDPSEVISLEVSDINIDCDAGDFIKIFDGWVLKGEKFPSNQDHPLPLHQRYTDICSSTAPGHATRSSQNVAMVFFRIRNPDSGFSLNVKKLRNPFPCNIMSQSPEGSFTMVMPHQHSNCSFSIIYPVEIQLTQLSLEQDKSNQLRSKARLSSGCSGSGDYVELLGGNGVDTSRMFPVADLCFPLSGLAQMKIGCDNSVVRLVSSGNYVNQVSFRYRLLERNELPEVHENSLDNMCNVE from the exons ATGTCTCCATCCGTACGCACAcaacttctcttcctcctcctttctcTGTCAGCCTGCACGACGCTCAGCCGCTACATCGAG GAGGATGCCTCTTCAGATGGATTATATTCTCTCCTCAGTTTGGAGCAGAAGAGAGAATCCGAAGACTTCCTTTTCAGACGAGATCTCA GATGTCTGGACATGTTGGCCACCGAGGGCCAATTCACTTTTGTGGCGTCGTCGCCGCCGCAGCAGCCGGCCTGCGCCGCCTTCATCATCGGCGACCCTAGCGAGGTCATCAGCCTGGAGGTGTCTgacatcaacatcgactgcgACGCCGGCGACTTCATCAAG ATATTTGATGGCTGGGTCCTGAAGGGGGAGAAGTTCCCCAGCAACCAGGACCACCCGCTGCCTCTTCACCAGCGCTACACAGACATCTGCTCCTCCACGGCGCCGGGCCACGCCACTCGCTCGTCTCAGAACGTAGCCATGGTCTTCTTCCGCATCCGCAACCCCGACAGCGGCTTCTCTCTCAACGTGAAGAAGCTGCGTAACCCTTTCC CATGTAACATTATGTCTCAGAGCCCAGAGGGCAGCTTCACTATGGTGATGCCACATCAGCACAGCAATTGCAGCTTCTCCATCATCTACCCGGTGGAGATCCAACTGACACAGCTCAGCCTGGAGCAGGACAAAAGCAACCAGCTCAGATCCAAG gcGAGGCTGTCGTCTGGATGTTCGGGTTCCGGTGACTACGTGGAGCTGCTGGGTGGAAACGGGGTGGACACGTCACGCATGTTCCCCGTTGCTGATCTGTGTTTTCCTCTCAGTGGACTTG CCCAGATGAAAATCGGTTGCGATAACTCGGTGGTGAGGCTGGTGTCCAGTGGGAACTACGTCAACCAGGTGTCGTTCCGTTACCGGCTACTCGAACGTAACGAGCTGCCAGAGGTCCACGAGAACAGCCTGGACAACATGTGCAATGTGGAGtga